The following are encoded in a window of Kitasatospora fiedleri genomic DNA:
- a CDS encoding GTP-binding protein, translated as MDFASSNAAAAPSRATTSAKIVVAGGFGVGKTTLVGAVSEINPLRTEAVMTSASAGIDDLSHVSGKTTTTVAMDFGRITLDEDLILYLFGTPGQDRFWFMWDDLVRGAIGAVVLVDTRRLADCFPALDYFENSGLPFVVALNGFDGHQAHTPEEVREALQLNTEIPIITLDARRRDSAKSALITLVEHALLARLR; from the coding sequence GTGGACTTCGCAAGCTCTAACGCGGCCGCCGCCCCCAGCCGCGCCACCACCTCCGCCAAGATCGTCGTCGCCGGCGGATTCGGCGTGGGCAAGACCACCCTCGTCGGCGCGGTCTCCGAGATCAACCCCCTGCGCACCGAAGCCGTCATGACCTCGGCCTCCGCCGGCATCGACGACCTCAGCCACGTCTCCGGCAAGACCACCACCACCGTCGCCATGGACTTCGGCCGCATCACCCTCGACGAAGACCTCATCCTCTACCTCTTCGGCACCCCCGGACAGGACCGCTTCTGGTTCATGTGGGACGACCTCGTCCGCGGCGCCATCGGCGCCGTCGTCCTCGTCGACACCCGCCGCCTCGCCGACTGCTTCCCCGCCCTCGACTACTTCGAGAACAGCGGCCTCCCCTTCGTCGTCGCCCTCAACGGCTTCGACGGACACCAGGCCCACACCCCCGAAGAAGTCCGCGAAGCACTCCAACTCAACACCGAGATCCCCATCATCACCCTCGACGCCCGACGCCGCGACAGCGCCAAGAGCGCCCTCATCACCCTCGTCGAACACGCCCTCCTCGCCCGACTCCGATGA
- a CDS encoding DUF742 domain-containing protein — protein MTPPPTPAGAYGNGYGNGYGGQQAGGYGGQQSDGYEQQPLVRPYAMTGGRTRPRYQLAIEALISTTATTAPGGLLPEHARIVSLCREVKSVAEISALAGVPLGVARILVADLAEAGLVAIHQPAAAGESGGTPDVTLLERVLSGLRKL, from the coding sequence ATGACCCCGCCCCCGACACCCGCCGGCGCGTACGGCAACGGGTACGGAAACGGCTACGGCGGCCAGCAGGCCGGCGGGTACGGCGGCCAGCAGTCGGACGGCTACGAGCAGCAGCCGCTGGTCCGCCCGTACGCCATGACCGGTGGACGCACCCGCCCCCGCTACCAACTGGCCATCGAGGCGCTGATCTCGACCACCGCCACCACCGCTCCGGGCGGGCTGCTCCCCGAGCACGCCCGCATCGTGTCGCTGTGCCGCGAGGTCAAGTCGGTCGCCGAGATCTCCGCGCTGGCAGGTGTCCCGCTCGGGGTCGCCCGCATCCTCGTCGCAGACCTGGCGGAAGCCGGTCTGGTCGCCATCCACCAGCCCGCCGCCGCGGGCGAGTCGGGCGGTACGCCTGACGTCACGCTGCTCGAAAGGGTCCTCAGTGGACTTCGCAAGCTCTAA
- a CDS encoding roadblock/LC7 domain-containing protein, which produces MSQAAQNLNWLITNFVDNTPGVSHTVVVSADGLLLCMSEGFPRDRADQLAAVASGLTSLTSGASRIFEGGEVNQTVVEMERGFLFLMAISDGSSLAVLASPDSDIGLVGYEMALLVDRAGAVLTPALRAELQGSLLH; this is translated from the coding sequence ATGAGCCAGGCCGCACAGAACCTGAACTGGCTGATCACCAATTTCGTGGACAACACCCCCGGGGTGTCCCACACCGTGGTGGTCTCCGCCGACGGTCTGCTGCTGTGCATGTCCGAGGGCTTCCCCCGGGACCGCGCCGACCAGCTGGCCGCCGTCGCCTCCGGACTGACCTCGCTGACCTCCGGCGCCAGCCGCATCTTCGAGGGCGGCGAGGTCAACCAGACCGTCGTGGAGATGGAGCGCGGGTTCCTGTTCCTGATGGCGATCAGCGACGGCTCCTCGCTCGCGGTCCTCGCCTCGCCGGACTCCGACATCGGTCTGGTCGGCTACGAGATGGCCCTGCTGGTCGACCGGGCCGGCGCGGTGCTCACGCCGGCCCTGCGGGCGGAGCTCCAGGGCAGCCTGCTGCACTGA